The Vicia villosa cultivar HV-30 ecotype Madison, WI linkage group LG1, Vvil1.0, whole genome shotgun sequence genome includes a region encoding these proteins:
- the LOC131643524 gene encoding peroxidase 66, whose translation MASLLAENTFPLIFLLLTIFSSSKAELHAHYYDQTCPQLEKIISETVLSASIHDPKVPARILRMFFHDCFIRGCDASILLDSTATNQAEKDGPPNISVRSFYVIDEAKAKLEQACPGIVSCADTLAILARDVVTMSGGPYWNVLKGRKDGRVSKASDTVNLPAPTSTVDQLIQSFAKRGLGVKDMVTLSGGHTLGFSHCSSFEARVHNFSSLHSIDPRLDTEFALDLRKKCPKPNNNQNAGQFLDSTASVFDNNYYKQLLAGKGVFSSDQSLVGGYRTRWIVEAFARDQSLFFKEFAASMLKLGNLGGFENGEVRLNCRIVN comes from the exons ATGGCTTCTCTGCTAGCAGAAAACACTTTTCCACTCATTTTCCTCCTCTtaacaatattttcatcatccaaaGCTGAACTTCATGCTCATTACTATGACCAAACATGTCCCCAATTGGAGAAAATAATTTCAGAGACAGTTCTCAGTGCTTCTATCCATGATCCAAAAGTCCCGGCGCGTATTTTGAGGATGTTCTTCCATGACTGTTTTATAAGG GGATGTGATGCATCAATATTGCTGGACTCAACTGCCACTAACCAAGCAGAGAAAGATGGTCCTCCTAATATCTCAGTTCGATCGTTCTATGTAATTGATGAGGCTAAGGCAAAGCTTGAGCAGGCTTGCCCGGGCATTGTTTCCTGTGCTGATACACTCGCTATTTTAGCGAGAGATGTGGTGACCATG TCTGGAGGTCCATATTGGAATGTACTAAAAGGACGGAAAGATGGAAGGGTATCAAAGGCATCTGATACTGTCAACTTACCGGCCCCAACCTCGACTGTAGACCAACTTATTCAGAGCTTTGCTAAGAGAGGGTTGGGAGTTAAAGATATGGTGACATTATCTGGAGGACACACGCTTGGCTTCTCACATTGTTCTTCCTTTGAGGCTCGTGTGCATAATTTCAGTTCATTGCATTCCATTGATCCAAGGTTGGACACTGAATTTGCACTAGACCTAAGAAAGAAATGTCCAAAACCAAACAACAATCAAAATGCAGGGCAATTCCTAGACTCAACAGCATCAGTGTTTGATAATAACTATTACAAACAACTACTGGCTGGAAAAGGTGTGTTTTCTTCCGATCAGTCACTTGTTGGTGGTTACAGAACTAGATGGATTGTAGAAGCATTTGCAAGAGACCAGAGTTTGTTTTTCAAAGAATTTGCAGCTTCAATGTTGAAACTCGGAAATCTAGGAGGCTTTGAGAATGGAGAAGTGAGACTAAATTGCAGGATTGTGAATTGA
- the LOC131643525 gene encoding uncharacterized protein LOC131643525: MSETAARKRKMGDRKETPLNKSTPKWPSIKPKNNLQITALRDFDLFTVRNFFSSAESKAFVDTAEGIGFAHQGSLGPAKGEAYRDNDRISVNDSVLADSIWNSGLNKMFSDIKIRGKSAVGLNPNIRLYRYKAGQRFGRHIDESVDLGDGKRTRYTLLVYLSGGPGELKSKHKNDSSKPIDSSFERLVGGETVFYGSRNSTVAEVAPIEGMALLHIHGDKCLLHEARNVTKGVKYVFRSDVVFA; encoded by the exons ATGTCAGAAACTGCAGCGAGGAAGAGAAAAATGGGAGACAGAAAAGAAACACCTCTTAACAAATCTACGCCAAAATGGCCTTCCATCAAACCCAAAAACAATCTTCAAATCACTGCCTTGCGAGATTTCGATCTTTTCACG GTTCGCAATTTTTTCTCCTCTGCTGAATCAAAGGCGTTCGTTGACACTGCTGAGGGAATTGGTTTTGCTCATCAAGGGAGTTTAGGTCCAGCTAAAGGTGAAGCTTACCGAGATAATGATCGAATCTCGGTGAACGATTCGGTTCTTGCTGATTCAATATGGAATTCTGGACTTAACAAGATGTTTTCTGATATCAAAATTCGTGGGAAATCGGCTGTAGGTTTGAATCCAAATATTAGATTGTATAG ATACAAGGCTGGTCAACGGTTTGGACGACATATTGATGAGAGTGTTGATCTTGGAGATGGAAAAAGAACTCGTTATACTTTGCTAGTTTATTTAAGCGGTGGACCTGGTGAACTTAAATCAAAGCATAAAAATGATTCCAGCAAACCTATAGATTCATCTTTTGAACGTTTGGTTGGAGGAGAAACAGTATTTTATGGTTCAAGAAATAGCACTGTTGCTGAG GTTGCTCCCATTGAAGGGATGGCACTCTTGCACATTCATGGAGATAAATGCTTGTTGCATGAAGCCAGAAACGTTACAAAGGGTGTCAAATATGTGTTTCGTTCGGATGTTGTATTTGCTTGA